The Thermococcus eurythermalis genomic sequence CTGAAGAAGTGGATTGGCCGATTAAGGGGGCGTTTAAGGTTGATACCGAGACGATGGCCAACTGCAGGCACGACGTCCTTGACCTTCCCCGGAAGCTCGGCGCGGTCATTCACTCGCAGGGCTTCAAAGTGAACCTCTCAAAGCCCGATACGCTTGTAAGGGTCTACTGCGGCGAGAGGGTCTACGCTGGAATAAGATACCGCTTCTTCGACCCCAAGGACTTTGAGCGGAGAAAGGCCCACAACAGGCCGTTCTTCAGGCCGATTTCGCTCCACCCGCGCGTTTCGAGGGCGCTGGTAAACCTCACTAAGGCAACACGGGAAATCCTCGACCCCATGATGGGCGCCGGCGGGATACTGATTGAAGCGGGCCTGCTGGGGCTCAAGGTCTACGGCGTGGACATAAAGCCCGAGATGGTGGAAGGGGCCGAGACGAACCTCAGGCACTACGGCGTGAAGGACTACGAGTTAAAGCTCGGCGACGCCACGAGGCTTGAGGAGCTGTTCCCGGGCAAGAAGTTCGAGGCAGTTGCCACTGACCCACCCTACGGAACCGCCGCGACGCTCGCGGGAAAGAAAAGGGACGAACTGTATGGGGAAGTGCTGAGGTGCATCTACAACGTCCTCGAAGACGGCGGCAGGCTGGCGATAGCCTTCCCGACGAGCTTCGACGGAAAGAGCGAGGCGGAGAAAGTCGGGTTCAGAATGCTGGGGCGCTACTACCAGCGCGTACACAAGAGCCTTGAGAGGTACTTCTACGTGTTTGAAAAAGAATAAAGCTCAGTCCTCAAGCCAAATCCCCAGCCTCTGCTTTCCTTTCCCGAGGCTGGAGCGCTTGAGCTTCTTGAGGTGGCCGATTTCCTTTATGTCCCTCACGTGGGTGCCGCCGCAGGGGATTACCTCAAAGTCCCTTATCTGTGTGAGCCTTGTCTCGCCTTCCCACCATATCTTTACCTCTCCGCCTTCGTCCACGAGCCTGTTGAAGGTCTCAATAATCTCCTGCTTCCACTTGTTCACGTTCTCGGGATAAACGATATCCAGCCTGCCCTTCTCTGCGCTCATTCCGCTTCCGTAGGGCTCCCACTTCTCGGGCAGGACGACGTTGAGGACGTGCTCAAGGAGGTGCATCGCGGTGTGGATTCTCATGAGCTTGTACCTGTAGTCCCAGTCTATCCTGAGCTCGACCTCGCCCCCCGGCTTGAACTTCTCGGGCTCGGCGACGACGTGCCAGACGTTTCCGGCCTCGTCCTTGTAGACGTCCAGAACCTCTACGCCGTTTATCGTCCCCCTGTCGTGGGGCTGTCCGCCGCCGGTCGGATAGAAGATTGTCTGGTCGAGGAGAAGGGCGTTGTCCCTGATTTCCAGGACTCTTGCCCTCGCTTCTTTGAGGTATGCGTCCTCGTAGTAGAGCTTGCGTGTCATTCAAATCACCATAGAATGGGGCACAGGGAAGTTTAAATGGGTATCGAAACCCCGCTCCCATGCCCTTCCACCGGGTTTATAAACCCCTCCACCTTTCCCGCCTCAGGTGAGAGAAAATGGGGAGGCCCGTCTTCCTGGGTAAGGCTTACATAAACTGGTGTGAGGAGTGCAACGTCCCGCTCATCGGCGATAGCTGTGCCGTTCATGGAAAGGAGAGAGTGTTCAGGCTGGACATCACGCCCCCAGGCGACCTCAGGTTCGCCTTTGAGAAGGACATCGAGTTCATACGCTCCGTCTTCAAGGAGCACTACGGCGTCGACATCGGTGAAGTCCTCGACGGAAAGGTTGTCCTGCTCAACAAGCTTCCCAGCGAGGACGACGCCTACGAAATCATAGTTGACGGCTACGTCTTCGGCTACGTCAAGTTCAACCCCATTGAGCTCCGCTGGCGGGCTGGCCTGAAGGTCGAAGGAGCGATAGCTCTCTGGAAGCGCTTCGGGAAGGAGATGAAGAAGTGGATAATCGTGGACAAAGGCGCCGTCGAGCCGATAAAGAAGGGCGCTAACTTGATGGCAGTCGGGGTCCTTGAGGCGGAGCCGAGCATAAGGGTGAACGACGAGGTAATCCTCGTTTCCGAGGACGGCGAGGTCTTTGCGACAGGGATAGCGAAGAAGGACTATGAGGCCCTGATGAGAGGCGAGCGCGGGACGGGTGTAAAACCGAAGAGGCAGAAAAAGGTCAACTACCGCGAGGGCAGGAAGGCCACGATGGAGGACGTGCTGAGGGCCAACAGCATAGCGCTTGAGGACAAGGTCGTTAAGAGCAGGGAGTTCATGAGACGGGTCGCGAACAGGTACTCGGAGCTTCCCGTTGCGGTCGCGTTCTCCGGCGGAAAGGACAGCTTGGCGGTTCTTGGCTTGGCTTTAGAGGAGTTTGGAGGGGACTTCACAGTCTTCTTCAACAATACGGGTATAGAGTTCCCGGAGACAGTTGAGTACGTGGAGAAGCTCAGGAAGGAACTTGAACCGAAAGGAATCCGATTCATAGTGGCCGACGCTGGAGACGCGTTCTGGAGGGCTCTCTACGTCTTCTCCCCGCCGGGCAGGGACTACCGCTGGTGCTGTAAGGTGACGAAGCTCGGCCCGATAACGCTCGCCATAAAGGAGAGCTATCCCAAAGGCGTCCTTATGTTCGTCGGCCAGAGGAAGTACGAAAGCATAAAGCGCTTCAAGCAGCCGCGCGTCTGGAGAAACGAGTGGGTGCCCAACGAGATCGGCGCGTCGCCGATATTCCACTGGCGCGCGGTAGAGGTCTGGCTCTACATCTTCAGCAGGAAACTGCCCTACAACCCGCTCTACGAGAGGGGCTTTGACAGGATAGGCTGCTTCCTCTGTCCGAGCGCGTCGCTGGCAGAGTTCGAGAGGCTCAAGCGCGAGAAGCCGGAGCTCTGGGAGAAATGGTTTAGGGCTTTGGAGCACTGGAGAAAGCGCTTTGGTTTCCCCGAGGAGTGGATTACCTACGGATTCTGGCGGTGGAAGAGGCTGAGTAAGGGTGAGAAGTCCATAGCCAGGAAGCTCGGCGTCGAGATTCCGGAGGAGCGCTCGTGGGAGCCGGTTAAGGTTAAAATTGAAGAGACCGAGGACGGCTACGAGCTGGAGTTCAACACCGTCCTCAACAAGAAGCGCCTCCTTGAGGTCGCCCCGATACTCGGCGAGGTGGGCGTTGAGGGGGACGTGATAAGGGCAGGCGAAGTCGAGTTCTTCACAGGGACGAGGAAAGCACGGGCACCGGACGAGAGAGAGGCAGTCAGCGCCTACCACCTCGTCAAGAGGGCCTACGAGTGCGTCGGCTGCGGCGTCTGCGTCGGGAAGTGCCCCGAAGAAGCGCTCAGCATAGACGAGAGGAGCAAGAAGATAGTCGTTGACTGGGACAGATGCGTCCACTGCAGGGAGTGCATGGAGGTCTGCCCGTTGCTGAAGATTAAGAACCCCGAGGAAGGGAGCCAGCTCTGAGGCTGGGAATTTGGTAAACTCTACTTTACAATTTTTGCATGATTTGGTAAAGTCAAGTTGACCAAAATCCTTAAATCTTGGAAAGTTGAGTTTCACACATGGCGGGTACGATGGAAGTCCTTGAGGAAGTCATAGCCGAGTTTCACGAATTCGGGGTTCCAGAGGCCAAGGAGAGGGAACTAACCCTCCCCCTTAACGTTGACGTTGCGGTTTCTGTTTACGGTCTCCGCAGGACGGGAAAGACCCATCTCCTCTATCTGGCAATGAGGAAACTAATTGAGAACGGCCTCCCAATCGAGCGGATTTTTACGTAAACTTCGAAGACGAGAGGCTCGCTGGAATCTCCGCCAGAGACCTGTCCACGATAGTTCAGCTCTACTACAAGCACAACCCCGATGCTGATGTTATGTACCTCTTCCTCGACGAGGTTCAGGTCGTTGAGGGCTGGGAGATGTTCGTAAGGCGTCTGCTCGAAGGGAAGAGGGCGAGGGTGTTCATAACGGGCTCGTCTTCAAAACTGCTCTCTCGTGAAATAGCGACCTCGCTTCGGGGAAGAACCCTGGGCTTTCGGCTGTTTCCACTCTCGTTCCGTGAGTTTTTGATATTCAAAGAATTCGAGCTGAGAAAGCCCTTAACCGAAAGGAAACGTGGAATTCTCCTGCGCCTTCTTGAGGAATACGTTGAGTACGGCGGTTTCCCGGGAATCGTTGATTACTCGCCCCTGCTGAAGATTAGAACCCTCCAGGAGTATCTCAACCTGATAGTTTACAGGGACCTCGTTGAGCGCTATGGAGTGGAGAAGGTCTCGGCTTTGAAGGCCCTGATACGTGTTCTGGCCAGGAACTTCGCGAGAAAGGCCTCACTCAGAAAGCTCCACTCCCTCGTCTCTTCAACTGGCGTTAAGGTCAGCAGGCCGACGCTTGCGGAGTATCTAAGTTACCTTGAGGACGTCGGCTTCGTGCTCCCTGTCAAGAAATACCATCCAAGCGACGTTGAGTCGTTGAGAAGTCAACCGAAGCTCTACATAGCGGACGTTGGCCTTGCAACGGCCCTTGGAGTCGAAGACGCCGGTTACAGGATTGAGAACATCGTTGCCATCGAGCTCCTGAGGAGAAAGAGCTACTTCGAGCCGAGGCTTGAGGTTCATTATTGGGAAGATGAAAGAGGCGAGGTGGACTTCGTGGTTTCGCTTGGGGGGAAGGTCAGAGAGCTGATACGGGTAAGCTACGCCCTTGATGAACCACAAACTCGTGAAAGGGAGCTCAGGGCACTTTTCAGGGCATCGAAGGCCCTCAACTGTCAGAATCTGACTGTTGTAACGTGGGAAGAAGAAGGGGTTGAGGAAATCAACGGGAAGAAGGTTCGCTTTGTTCCCCTCTGGCGCTGGCTCCTTGGATAGCAATTTTACTGTTTAGTATTGTATATTTACAACAATGTTTAAAATTTACACATTAATATCTACAAAACGAAAGATTTAAATACTTAAATTGTAAAGTCTATTTGACCATCCTCTGGAGGGAGGTGAATGCGGAGTTATATAGTGTGGCTTGTTGCCATTTTAATCCTCGGGGCAACTATTCAGGAAGCAAGTGCTACTGCTGTTTACAAAGATCCGTCTGATGTTCAGAATTACAATGTGCTCGTGAATGGAAAGCCCGTCCCGGTGACGGTGAAGAATGGCATTGTCACGATTCCAGATACCCCTGGGATGGACAGGAAGAGCGTTTTTATGGCAGTCAACCGGTACTTCACAGAACTTCATAGACGTGGTTCTACAGAGAATGCTGTCCCTAAATCTTATTCTTCTAAAAGCATCACTAAGTTCTACGGGCCGGACTTTGATTATAGGGAAAGAAAAGTATTCAGCGTTTCCGATAAAGGCGATGTATATATTTCTGCATATGCGTCTCTTAGCATTGAGAAGGATCAGTTCTCAGTAGTCAGCGTTGGTGGATTCTCTTCGGGTGCCTGCTGGATAGAGCCC encodes the following:
- a CDS encoding TIGR01177 family methyltransferase; its protein translation is MLYVEILGNLPEMARDEVKAMLELAGGEIVGQDYLFLKVEAGKDAFPYLDRLGLAHEYGELIVEAESIEELLQKAEEVDWPIKGAFKVDTETMANCRHDVLDLPRKLGAVIHSQGFKVNLSKPDTLVRVYCGERVYAGIRYRFFDPKDFERRKAHNRPFFRPISLHPRVSRALVNLTKATREILDPMMGAGGILIEAGLLGLKVYGVDIKPEMVEGAETNLRHYGVKDYELKLGDATRLEELFPGKKFEAVATDPPYGTAATLAGKKRDELYGEVLRCIYNVLEDGGRLAIAFPTSFDGKSEAEKVGFRMLGRYYQRVHKSLERYFYVFEKE
- a CDS encoding alanyl-tRNA editing protein, producing MTRKLYYEDAYLKEARARVLEIRDNALLLDQTIFYPTGGGQPHDRGTINGVEVLDVYKDEAGNVWHVVAEPEKFKPGGEVELRIDWDYRYKLMRIHTAMHLLEHVLNVVLPEKWEPYGSGMSAEKGRLDIVYPENVNKWKQEIIETFNRLVDEGGEVKIWWEGETRLTQIRDFEVIPCGGTHVRDIKEIGHLKKLKRSSLGKGKQRLGIWLED
- a CDS encoding phosphoadenosine phosphosulfate reductase domain-containing protein, with protein sequence MGRPVFLGKAYINWCEECNVPLIGDSCAVHGKERVFRLDITPPGDLRFAFEKDIEFIRSVFKEHYGVDIGEVLDGKVVLLNKLPSEDDAYEIIVDGYVFGYVKFNPIELRWRAGLKVEGAIALWKRFGKEMKKWIIVDKGAVEPIKKGANLMAVGVLEAEPSIRVNDEVILVSEDGEVFATGIAKKDYEALMRGERGTGVKPKRQKKVNYREGRKATMEDVLRANSIALEDKVVKSREFMRRVANRYSELPVAVAFSGGKDSLAVLGLALEEFGGDFTVFFNNTGIEFPETVEYVEKLRKELEPKGIRFIVADAGDAFWRALYVFSPPGRDYRWCCKVTKLGPITLAIKESYPKGVLMFVGQRKYESIKRFKQPRVWRNEWVPNEIGASPIFHWRAVEVWLYIFSRKLPYNPLYERGFDRIGCFLCPSASLAEFERLKREKPELWEKWFRALEHWRKRFGFPEEWITYGFWRWKRLSKGEKSIARKLGVEIPEERSWEPVKVKIEETEDGYELEFNTVLNKKRLLEVAPILGEVGVEGDVIRAGEVEFFTGTRKARAPDEREAVSAYHLVKRAYECVGCGVCVGKCPEEALSIDERSKKIVVDWDRCVHCRECMEVCPLLKIKNPEEGSQL
- a CDS encoding ATP-binding protein encodes the protein MVQLYYKHNPDADVMYLFLDEVQVVEGWEMFVRRLLEGKRARVFITGSSSKLLSREIATSLRGRTLGFRLFPLSFREFLIFKEFELRKPLTERKRGILLRLLEEYVEYGGFPGIVDYSPLLKIRTLQEYLNLIVYRDLVERYGVEKVSALKALIRVLARNFARKASLRKLHSLVSSTGVKVSRPTLAEYLSYLEDVGFVLPVKKYHPSDVESLRSQPKLYIADVGLATALGVEDAGYRIENIVAIELLRRKSYFEPRLEVHYWEDERGEVDFVVSLGGKVRELIRVSYALDEPQTRERELRALFRASKALNCQNLTVVTWEEEGVEEINGKKVRFVPLWRWLLG